Proteins encoded by one window of Bacteroidales bacterium:
- a CDS encoding L,D-transpeptidase family protein — MMKYNLTILILIMILTSFSFDSFKDKQKKYSRVRQAYADKDSIVIDLLEKNSIDIKNLRIYLRAFKSEKKIELWAKNKSDNSYKLIREYDICQTSGSQGPKRKQGDLQIPEGYYHINKFNPFSNFYLSLGINYPNKSDKILGVKGKLGGDIFIHGACVTIGCLPITNDKIKELYVLCVEAKDNGQTKIPVTIFPTKLTDTNYNKLKTKYKSDNDKLGLWADLKQGYDYFNETKYLPSIVFLDNGKHRISK; from the coding sequence ATGATGAAATACAATTTAACCATATTGATACTGATTATGATTTTGACTTCATTCTCATTTGATTCTTTCAAGGATAAGCAAAAAAAGTATTCTCGTGTCAGACAAGCCTATGCTGATAAAGATTCGATAGTAATTGATTTGTTAGAAAAAAATTCAATTGACATTAAAAATTTGCGGATTTATTTAAGGGCATTCAAATCTGAAAAGAAAATAGAATTATGGGCAAAAAATAAATCTGATAATTCATACAAACTGATTAGAGAATATGATATATGCCAGACATCCGGTAGTCAGGGTCCCAAAAGGAAACAAGGTGATTTGCAAATACCGGAAGGATACTATCATATTAATAAATTTAACCCTTTCAGTAACTTTTATTTGTCCCTGGGAATAAATTATCCAAATAAATCTGACAAAATTTTAGGAGTTAAAGGAAAACTTGGTGGCGACATTTTTATCCATGGTGCTTGTGTTACAATTGGCTGCTTACCAATTACAAATGATAAAATAAAAGAACTTTATGTATTATGTGTAGAAGCAAAAGACAATGGACAAACAAAAATACCGGTTACTATTTTCCCAACGAAACTGACTGATACCAATTACAACAAACTAAAAACAAAATATAAATCGGATAATGATAAACTTGGTTTATGGGCAGATTTAAAACAAGGTTATGATTATTTTAACGAAACAAAATATTTGCCAAGTATTGTGTTTTTAGATAACGGAAAACATAGAATTAGTAAATAA